A window of Fragaria vesca subsp. vesca linkage group LG7, FraVesHawaii_1.0, whole genome shotgun sequence contains these coding sequences:
- the LOC101295380 gene encoding uncharacterized protein LOC101295380, with protein sequence MPGSCNNLNVLAKFLLFDELTVGRAPKIGFQVNNRVHNLGYYLADNIYPRCVTFIKTIPHLTRPEDITFSKAQEGYRKDVKRCFGILQSRFGIIRGAAHGWDKEDLRYIMLACIILHYMIVEDERLADSDDDLESDEEEENNMRPRIAEVWDGPTGRDFDEVGRDSHTFDGFME encoded by the coding sequence ATGCCAGGGTCATGCAACAACCTCAATGTCCTAGCAAAATTCCTGTTATTTGACGAGCTTACTGTCGGTCGAGCACCTAAGATCGGGTTCCAAGTGAATAATAGAGTCCACAACTTGGGCTACTATCTTGCCGACAATATATATCCTAGGTGTGTGACTTTCATCAAAACTATTCCACATCTCACCCGTCCTGAAGATATTACATTTTCCAAGGCCCAAGAGGGGTATAGGAAGGATGTGAAGAGGTGTTTTGGTATTTTGCAGTCACGCTTTGGTATTATTAGAGGAGCTGCTCACGGTTGGGATAAAGAAGATCTCCGATACATCATGTTGGCTTGTATTATTTTACACTATATGATAGTGGAGGACGAACGCCTTGCTGATAGTGATGATGATTTGGAGTCCGATGAAGAAGAGGAAAACAATATGAGGCCTAGAATAGCCGAAGTTTGGGATGGACCAACCGGTCGAGACTTTGATGAAGTTGGTAGAGATAGTCATACCTTCGATGGGTTCATGGAGTGA
- the LOC101307728 gene encoding 10 kDa chaperonin-like translates to MASTFLTLSNPLVCRPNTSSLSNQSLLPALRRNSLRVNAIAKKWEPTKVVPQADRVLIRLEQLPEKSTGGVLLPKSAVKFERYLMGEVLSVGADVGEVQAGKKVLFSDINAYEVDLGTEGRHCFCKESELLAVVE, encoded by the exons ATGGCGTCCACTTTCCTCACACTCTCAAACCCTTTGGTTTGCAGACCCAACACTTCTTCTCTGTCCAACCAGAGCCTACTCCCAG CTCTAAGAAGAAACTCACTGAGGGTCAACGCAATTGCCAAGAAATGGGAACCCACCAAG GTGGTTCCTCAAGCTGATAGAGTGCTTATTCGTCTTGAGCAACTCCCCGAG AAATCAACTGGAGGAGTTTTGCTGCCCAAATCTGCTGTGAAGTTCGAGCGGTATCTTATGGGAGAA GTTCTTTCTGTTGGTGCTGATGTTGGAGAAGTGCAGGCTGGAAAGAAG GTTCTTTTCTCAGACATCAATGCTTATGAG GTGGATTTGGGAACTGAGGGTAGACACTGCTTCTGCAAAGAGAGTGAATTGTTAGCTGTGGTTGAATAA
- the LOC101295667 gene encoding uncharacterized protein LOC101295667, with protein sequence MVKRLCCSGWLVFSSCLLLAALVSSKHHGNPANDLVEIINNNRTSHKLSKLNDSPGLGCMALQFAKSCKGNCSRNGTINCTPSEDDFTEVFAPNCGVELPTFGTITGHIVGCHSKYLEPSLAFINVLVGSNKALSILRNRSHNEVGVGMVGVHKGPFFWTVLFSSGKPNSTFVLENRGTGIQQKKGCYSGSSIPCSAGQKIEADSVIFNNLVIRIGARTGMKYERHRKGDPVEMIADQDDETEREEEVTAEASAGNDNIQKGCGTHMSAPRGCG encoded by the exons ATGGTGAAGCGGCTTTGTTGCTCTGGGTGGTTGGTTTTTAGCAGCTGTCTGCTGCTAGCTGCTCTTGTTTCCTCCAAGCACCATG GAAACCCTGCAAATGATCTTGTTGAGATTATCAACAATAATCGGACATCTCACAAGCTTTCCAAACTAAATGACAGTCCTGGACTTGGGTGTATGGCTCTGCAATTCGCTAAATCATGCAAGGGAAACTGCAGTAGGAATGGCACTATCAACTGTACACCATCTGAAGACGACTTCACCGAAGTGTTTGCCCCAAATTGTGGCGTTGAGCTACCCACTTTCGGCACCATAACTGGACACATTGTGGGTTGTCACTCCAAGTATCTAGAACCATCACTAGCTTTTATAAATGTTCTTGTTGGAAGCAACAAGGCTTTGTCAATTCTTCGGAATAGGTCGCATAATGAGGTGGGAGTCGGTATGGTTGGGGTTCACAAGGGGCCCTTCTTTTGGACTGTGCTCTTCAGTAGTGGGAAGCCAAACTCTACATTTGTTTTAGAAAATCGGGGTACAGGGATTCAGCAGAAGAAAGGTTGCTATAGTGGAAGCAGCATCCCTTGCAGTGCAGGACAAAAGATAGAAGCTGATTCTGTGATTTTCAACAATCTTGTGATC AGAATTGGAGCTAGGACAGGTATGAAATATGAGCGCCACCGCAAAGGAGATCCTGTGGAGATGATTGCAGACCAAGATGATGAAACGGAAAGGGAGGAGGAGGTCACAGCTGAAGCCAGTGCCGGAAACGATAATATCCAAAAGGGTTGTGGCACCCATATGAGTGCTCCAAGAGGTTGTGGCTAG
- the LOC101295090 gene encoding E3 ubiquitin-protein ligase ATL4-like, translated as MSGAPPPPLPTSSTSPPPPPPHRSLTVKTLSPSILIILLIVVVTVVASFSLCRILRCINNRFLRHVSSSSVDNGSTRVSSRRVSPAETSAAVSDPVASLPVFTFSTIKRRRESSTAVVAADCAVCLSKFEHDDQLRLLPLCCHAFHVSCIDTWLRSQQTCPLCRSPISASDSELMTLVENAGSSIRGGGDSFRLEIGSVSRRQTTTSNSSARRSYSIGSFDYLVDDESEVQLTNARNGSSDRKEEVIVVLGELPPPLPSEAASLAADVANGRSWLKDFVDRLSSSSLRSSGRFFTGSSRRSEIGGEWISESGQLGVEFSEYFRWLSEV; from the coding sequence ATGTCCGGAGCTCCACCGCCGCCGTTACCAACCTCCTCCACGTCACCACCACCACCACCACCTCACCGCTCGTTAACCGTCAAGACTCTAAGTCCGAGCATTCTCATCATCCTCCTCATCGTCGTCGTCACCGTCGTGGCCTCATTCTCGCTCTGCCGAATCCTCCGCTGCATCAACAACCGCTTCCTCCGCCACGTCAGCTCTTCCTCCGTCGACAACGGTTCCACGCGCGTCTCCAGCCGGCGAGTCTCTCCGGCCGAAACCTCCGCCGCGGTCTCCGATCCCGTCGCCTCGCTCCCCGTCTTCACCTTCTCCACCATCAAGCGCCGCCGCGAGTCCTCCACCGCCGTCGTCGCTGCAGACTGCGCCGTCTGCCTCTCCAAGTTCGAGCACGACGATCAGCTCCGGTTGCTTCCGCTGTGCTGCCACGCCTTCCACGTATCATGCATCGACACGTGGCTCCGCTCGCAGCAGACCTGCCCGCTCTGCCGGTCGCCGATTTCGGCCTCGGACTCCGAGCTCATGACGCTCGTCGAGAATGCAGGCTCCTCCATCCGCGGCGGCGGCGACAGCTTCCGCCTCGAGATTGGCAGCGTCAGCCGCCGCCAAACGACGACGTCCAACTCCAGCGCCCGGCGCTCCTACTCCATCGGATCGTTCGACTACCTCGTCGACGACGAATCGGAGGTCCAGCTCACCAATGCTAGAAACGGCTCGTCTGACCGGAAAGAGGAGGTGATCGTCGTTCTCGGCGAGCTCCCGCCGCCGTTGCCGTCGGAGGCCGCCAGTCTAGCTGCTGACGTGGCAAACGGTCGGAGCTGGCTTAAGGATTTCGTCGACAGGCTATCCAGCTCTTCTTTACGAAGCTCAGGCAGATTCTTTACCGGGAGTAGCCGTCGGAGCGAGATAGGCGGAGAGTGGATATCGGAGTCCGGCCAACTCGGCGTGGAGTTCTCCGAGTATTTCCGGTGGTTATCGGAGGTATGA